One part of the Musa acuminata AAA Group cultivar baxijiao chromosome BXJ1-5, Cavendish_Baxijiao_AAA, whole genome shotgun sequence genome encodes these proteins:
- the LOC135674584 gene encoding 28 kDa ribonucleoprotein, chloroplastic-like: MAAGTAFKPISMAEGLLPYLPAAFFSSKPSLAHLPLLRSSRPLPFLHLSCSRSSSSISLRRKLPLLPLVAQTSDWASQEEEEQEASEVEDRGFGLEGFDEGDEPGLSELEGEEVQAEDSGVVAQGEGEFVEGEEEEEEEAYVEPPEEAKLFVGNLPYDFDSEKLAHLFEEAGVVEVAEVIYNRQTDQSRGFGFVTMSTIEEAEKAVEMFHRYEVSGRLLTVNKAAPRGARVERPREFEPSFRIYVGNLPWQVDDGRLEQVFSEHGKVLDARVVYDRETGRSRGFGFVKMASQAEMDDAIAALDGQSMDGRALRVNVAEERPRSAAIF, from the exons ATGGCGGCAGGGACGGCCTTCAAGCCCATATCCATGGCCGAAGGCCTTCTTCCCTACCTCCCGGCCGCGTTCTTCTCTTCCAAACCCTCTCTCGCCCACCTCCCATTGCTCCGCTCCTCCAGGCCCTTACCCTTCCTCCACCTCTCCTGCTCGCGCTCATCTTCATCGATCTCCCTTAGAAGGAAGCTCCCTTTGCTCCCCCTTGTGGCCCAGACTTCCGACTGGGCTagccaggaggaggaggagcaggaggcgAGCGAGGTCGAGGACCGCGGTTTTGGCTTGGAAGGGTTCGACGAGGGGGATGAACCTGGGCTCTCGGAGTTGGAAGGAGAGGAGGTGCAGGCGGAGGACAGTGGGGTGGTCGCCCAGGGGGAGGGCGAGTTTgtcgagggagaagaggaggaggaggaggaagcttaTGTCGAGCCACCCGAGGAGGCTAAGCTCTTCGTTGGGAACCTCCCCTACGACTTCGACAGCGAGAAGCTCGCGCATCTCTTCGAAGAGGCTGGCGTCGTCGAGGTCGCCGAG GTGATATACAATCGACAGACAGATCAGAGTCGTGGGTTTGGATTTGTGACCATGAGCACTATTGAAGAAGCAGAGAAAGCCGTGGAGATGTTCCATCGTTAT GAAGTTAGCGGCAGGCTTTTGACTGTAAACAAAGCAGCTCCTAGAGGGGCTCGTGTGGAAAGACCACGGGAATTTGAGCCGTCTTTTAGAATCTATGTCGGCAATCTGCCTTGGCAAGTGGATGATGGCCGCTTGGAGCAAGTATTTAGTGAACATGGTAAAGTATTGGATGCAAGGGTGGTATATGATAGAGAGACTGGACGGTCACGTGGTTTTGGCTTTGTAAAAATGGCATCACAGGCTGAAATGGATGATGCAATTGCCGCACTTGATGGACAG AGTATGGATGGTCGAGCATTAAGAGTTAATGTTGCTGAGGAGAGGCCAAGAAGCGCTGCCATCTTTTGA
- the LOC135674581 gene encoding eukaryotic translation initiation factor 4B1-like, with product MSKAWGGVGAWALDAERAEAEERERQAEEPLPVSSHVASEPDQNFPSLKDAASSRHKKKKPTAMSYAQFAAGSFGGGAGSGRRDLSFQSKGLTPDEKLHLPTGPRERSQEELEYGRLGGGFRTYGGGGGGGPRGGFPGRRADDGDGSWGGAGSGRRGYGGFDDEQRRGPPARVSDFDQPSRADEVDNWGIGKKSFVPPLTEGRRRDSYSFLGGGSSSRADEVGHWSTAKKPLPSKYPGFGSGFGDSRALSGSDRWGTSREGAIQDGQGRQKLVLDPPKRDAAAPSEPARTRPSPFGAARPREDVLAEKGLDWRSMDSEIEIKKTSRPASSHSSRPSSAQSSRPVSPGLQSGAAAAEVIVKHGPRVNPFGNAKPREVLLQEKGIDWRKIDRELEHRSVERSETDEEKLLKEEINYLKTLKKNPEGLSSEELSNLDKEIAKKAKNLEDLTRLLNDKVRFGQKATTIRPGHGADRSDTSSTRPPSRSGMSDGSRSIEFVESVDRPQSRDGIGDAWEKTMNDRREFRHGRDKGFFDKRNGDSHLRSNSRERW from the exons ATGTCCAAGGCATGGGGCGGCGTCGGCGCGTGGGCGCTCGACGCGGAGCGCGCGGAGGCAGAGGAGCGCGAGAGGCAGGCGGAGGAGCCGCTTCCGGTGAGCTCTCACGTCGCCAGTGAGCCAGACCAGAATTTCCCCAGTCTGAAGGATGCGGCCTCCTCGAGGCATAAGAAGAAGAAGCCCACCGCTATGTCCTACGCACAGTTTGCCGCGGGAAGCTTCGGCGGTGGAGCCGGCAGCGGCCGCCGAGACCTGTCCTTCCAGTCGAAGGGTCTCACCCCCGATGAGAAGCTCCACCTCCCCACCGGTCCCAGGGAACGATCGCAGGAGGAGCTCGAGTACGGTCGACTTGGCGGCGGATTCAGGACGtatggtggtggtggcggaggtGGCCCCCGCGGAGGATTCCCGGGCCGTAGGGCTGACGATGGCGATGGTTCGTGGGGCGGCGCCGGTAGTGGAAGGAGGGGCTACGGTGGTTTCGATGACGAGCAACGGAGGGGTCCGCCTGCTAGGGTTTCTGATTTTGACCAGCCATCTAGAGCCGATGAAGTCGATAACTGGGGCATTGGAAAGAAATCGTTTGTTCCTCCGCTGACTGAGGGTAGGCGGCGTGATTCCTATAGCTTCCTGGGTGGTGGCAGTTCATCTAGGGCTGATGAGGTAGGTCATTGGTCAACTGCGAAAAAACCACTACCATCCAAGTACCCAGGCTTTGGCTCAGGGTTTGGGGATTCTCGTGCTTTATCTGGTTCTGATCGATGGGGAACGAGTAGAGAAGGAGCAATACAGGACGGTCAAGGGAGGCAAAAACTTGTTTTAGATCCACCAAAGAGGGATGCTGCTGCACCAAGCGAGCCTGCGAGGACTCGGCCAAGCCCTTTTGGAGCTGCGCGTCCTAGGGAGGACGTTTTGGCAGAGAAAGGATTGGACTGGAGGAGCATGGACTCTGAGATTGAGATCAAGAAGACCAGCAGGCCTGCTAGTTCACATTCTAGCCGACCTTCTAGTGCACAATCAAGCAGGCCTGTGAGTCCGGGATTGCAATCAGGAGCTGCTGCAGCTGAGGTAATAGTTAAACATGGACCGAGGGTGAACCCATTTGGAAATGCAAAGCCCCGGGAGGTTCTGTTGCAGGAAAAGGGAATAGATTGGAGGAAAATTGACAGGGAGCTGGAGCATCGGAGTGTGGAAAG ATCTGAGACTGACGAAGAAAAGCTACTAAAAGAAGAGATCAATTACCTGAAGACATTGAAAAAAAACCCTGAGGGATTATCTTCTGAAGAATTATCCAACCTTGATAAGGAAATAGCAAAGAAGGCAAAAAATCTAGAGGATCTAACACGTTTGTTGAATGACAAGGTTCGATTTGGTCAAAAAGCCACAACCATTAGACCGGGACATGGTGCTGACCGGAGTGATACATCATCCACAAGACCACCATCTCGATCTGGTATGTCTGATGGTTCTAGGAGCATCGAGTTTGTTGAGTCCGTTGACAGACCACAGTCACGTGACGGGATTGGAGATGCATGGGAAAAGACAATGAATGACAGACGAGAGTTTCGACATGGAAGGGATAAAGGCTTCTTTGACAAAAGAAACGGGGACAG CCATCTCAGGTCAAATTCTAGGGAACGGTGGTGA
- the LOC135674583 gene encoding uncharacterized protein LOC135674583, producing the protein MAKLGTVGRSGFLRKPNESLRLIITTVIGVAFGYLIGISFPTVNIIKLHFPSSILSYIEERNSGTTTQSLLNHAWASSSNQNRNNSTSSSTNLLKIYVPTNPRGAERLPPDIVVSESDFYLRRLWGNPDEDLATKQKYLVTFTVGYEQKRNIDAVVKKFSEDFTILLFHYDGRTSEWDEFEWSKQAIHVSVRKQTKWWYAKRFLHPDIVAPYEYIFIWDEDLGVEHFDAEKYIKLVKKHGLEISQPGLEPNNGLTWQMTKRRGDREVHKETEERPGWCTDAHLPPCAAFVEIMAPVFSRDAWRCVWHMIQNDLVHGWGLDFALRKCVEPAHEKIGVVDSQWIVHQVVPSLGNQGLAENGRAPWEGVRQRCRKEWGMFQTRMSDAEKAYFRAMGISPPNSTVR; encoded by the exons ATGGCAAAACTTGGAACTGTTGGCCGCAG TGGATTTCTAAGAAAACCCAATGAGAGTTTGAGGCTCATTATTACAACTGTCATTGGAGTTGCATTTGGATACTTGATAGGAATCTCCTTTCCTACAGTTAACATAATTAAG CTTCACTTCCCTTCCAGCATCTTATCATACATTGAAGAGAGGAACTCAGGCACCACAACCCAATCTTTATTGAATCACGCTTGGGCTTCTTCCAGTAATCAAAACAGAAATAATTCTACTTCTAGCTCGACTAATCTTCTGAAG ATTTATGTACCTACTAATCCTAGAGGTGCAGAAAGACTACCTCCTGATATAGTTGTGTCAGAGTCAGATTTTTATTTGCGCAGATTGTGGGGCAATCCTGATGAG GACCTAGCTACCAAACAGAAGTATCTTGTGACTTTCACAGTTGGATATGAGCAGAAACGTAATATTGATGCCGTGGTCAAAAAA TTTTCTGAAGATTTCACAATTTTATTATTCCATTATGATGGTCGGACTTCTGAGTGGGATGAATTTGAGTGGTCAAAACAGGCTATTCATGTGAGTGTCAGGAAGCAAACCAAATG GTGGTATGCTAAAAGATTTTTGCACCCTGACATCGTGGCTCCATACGAGTACATCTTCATATGGGATGAGGACCTAGGTGTTGAGCATTTTGATGCAGAAAA GTACATTAAATTAGTGAAGAAACATGGGCTGGAGATTTCACAACCTGGTTTGGAGCCAAACAATGGTTTGACATGGCAAATGACTAAAAGAAGAGGTGACCGTGAAGTGCACAA AGAAACAGAGGAGAGACCAGGCTGGTGTACTGACGCACATTTGCCTCCATGTGCTGC ATTTGTGGAAATTATGGCACCTGTGTTCTCCAGGGATGCATGGCGTTGTGTATGGCATATGATTCAG AATGATCTGGTTCATGGATGGGGTCTTGATTTTGCTCTTAGAAAATGTGTAGAG CCCGCTCATGAGAAAATAGGAGTTGTAGATTCTCAGTGGATTGTTCATCAGGTGGTTCCTTCGCTTGGTAATCAG GGCCTAGCAGAGAATGGTAGAGCACCATGGGAAGGG GTCAGACAGCGTTGTAGGAAAGAATGGGGCATGTTTCAAACACGTATGTCAGATGCTGAGAAGGCATATTTCAGAGCAATGGGGATATCTCCTCCGAATTCAACAGTTAGATAA